In Streptomyces sp. HUAS ZL42, the DNA window CTACCAGCTGTGGGCGTTCGTCGCGCCGGGTCTGCACCGGCACGAGCGCAAGTACGCCTACGCGTTCGTCGGCACGGGCGTCCCGCTCTTCTTCGGTGGTGCCTTCTTCGCCTACAAGGTGCTGCCCACCACGGCGAAGGTGCTGCTCGAATTCACACCGTCGGGCACCTCCAACCTCCTGCCGCTGGACGATCTGCTCGACCTGGTCACGCGCATGGTGGTCGTGTTCGGCCTCTCGTTCGAGCTGCCGCTGCTGCTGGTCATGCTGAACCTCACCGGGGTGCTGAGCGGCAAGCGGATGCTCGGCTGGTGGCGGGCGATGATCATGGGCATCACCGTGTTCGCCGCGATCGCCACACCCAGCACCGACCCGCTGACCATGCTGGCGCTCGCCGGACCGATCTGGATCCTCTACTTCGGTGCGGTCGCCTTCTCGCTGGCCAACGACAAGCGCAGGCGCCGCCGCGAGGCCGAGGGTCCCGGCGACGACGAGGCCTCCGACCTCGACCTCACGCCCGAGGACATCGGCGAGGTCGAGACCGTGACCGCAAGCCGGGCGCTGCCCGAGCAGGCGAGCACGGAGCGGGTCAACGGTTATGACGACGTGACCTGAAGATCGGGAAGCGGATCGTAGGGTCACTTCCGTGACCGGCGAGATCACCCTTTTCGTCAACCCCACCGCGGGCCGCGGCCGGGGCGCCTTGGCGGCGCAGCCGGCCGCTTCCGCGTTGCGGGCGGCCGGATTCGCCGTACGCACCGTCCTCGGGGAGAACGCCGAGGACGCGCTCGCCCGCGCGCGGGCCGCCGTCGCCGCGGGTACCGGCGCGCTGATCGCCGTCGGCGGCGACGGCATGGTCAACCTCGCCCTCCAGGCCGTCGCCGGCACCCGCACCCCGCTCGGCCTGGTCGCCGCAGGCACCGGCAACGACTTCGCCCGCGCCCTCGGCCTGCCCGGACGGGACCCGGCCGCCGCGGGGCGGCTGATCGCAGAGGCGCTCAAGGACGCGCGGATCAGCGACATCGACCTCGGGCAGGTGGACGGCCGCTGGTTCGGCACGGTCCTCGCCTCGGGCTTCGACTCCCGCGTCAACGACCGCGGCAATCGCATGCGATGGCCCACGGGCCGCGTCAAGTACGACCTGGCGATGATCGCCGAGCTGGCCGCGTTCAAACCGTTCCCCTACCGGATCCGGCTGGACGACGGCGAGACCCAGGAGATCGAGGCGACCCTCGTGGCCGTCGGCAACGGAGCGTCGTACGGCGGGGGCATGCGGATCTGCCCGGGCGCCGACCTCACCGACGGACTCTTCGACGTCACCGTGGTCGGGGACTGCAGCCGTACGACGCTGTTGCGGGTGTTCCCGGGCGTCTACCGGGGTACGCATGTCGAGCACCCCAAGGTGACCGTCCACCGGGCCGCGAAGGTGGAGATCGCCGCCGAGGGCATCCGCGGGTACGCCGACGGGGAGCCGCTCGGGCCGCTGCCGCTGACCGCGCGCTGCATACCCGCAGCCGTCCGCGTCGTGGGCCCGTGAGCTGCACGTATCCCAGGTTTGAGACCGGATCCGGATAATGATCGTCCTGTTGTCAGTGCGGCCCGGTACGCTCGAAAGCACGATGACAGAGGACCTCTCACCGGCCGAGCGGTACGCGGCAGCCCGCAGGCGTACCACCGAGCAGGCCACCGCGCTCGCGTCCTTCCGCGAGATGTACGACTTCGGCCTCGACCCCTTCCAGATCGAGGCCTGCCAGGCGCTCGAGGCGGGGAAGGGCGTGCTGGTGGCCGCGCCCACCGGCTCCGGCAAGACGATCGTGGGCGAGTTCGCCGTCCACCTCGCCCTGCAACAGGGCAAGAAGTGCTTCTACACGACCCCCATCAAGGCACTGTCGAACCAGAAGTACGCCGACCTGTGCCGCCGTTACGGCAGCGGCAAGGTCGGCCTGCTCACCGGCGACAACAGCGTCAACTCCGACGCCCCGGTGGTCGTGATGACCACCGAGGTGCTGCGGAACATGCTGTACGCCGGTTCACAGACCCTCATCGGTCTCGGCCACGTCGTGATGGACGAGGTGCACTACCTCTCCGACCGCTTCCGCGGCGCCGTCTGGGAGGAAGTGATCATCCACCTCCCCGAGTCGGTCACCCTCGTCTCGCTGTCGGCGACCGTGTCGAACGCCGAGGAGTTCGGCGACTGGCTCGACACCGTCCGCGGCGACACCGAGGTGATCGTCTCCGAACACCGGCCCGTGCCGCTGTTCCAGCACGTCCTCGCCGGGCGGCGGATGTACGACCTGTTCGAGGAGGGCGAGGGCCACAAGAAGGCCGTCAACCCCGACCTGACGCGCCTGGCGCGGATGGAGGCCAGCCGGCCCTCCTACCAGGACCGCAGACGCGGTCGCGCCATGCGCGAGGCCGACCGCGAGCGCGAGCGCAGATCGCGCTCCCGCGTGTGGACGCCGGGCCGCCCCGAAGTCATCGAACGGCTCGACGCCGAGGGCCTGCTGCCCGCCATCACGTTCATCTTCAGCCGCGCCGCCTGCGAGGCGGCCGTCGAACAGTGCCTGTACGCGGGCCTCAGACTCAACGACGAGGAGGCGCGGGAACAGGTGCGCGCCCTCGTCGAGGAACGCACCGCCTCCATCCCGGCCGAGGACCTGCACGTCCTGGGCTACTACGAGTGGCTGGAAGGCCTGGAACGCGGCATCGCCGCCCACCACGCGGGCATGCTGCCGACGTTCAAGGAGGTCGTCGAGGAACTGTTCGTGCGGGGCCTGGTGAAGGCGGTCTTCGCGACCGAGACCCTGGCGCTGGGCATCAACATGCCCGCCCGCTCGGTGGTCCTGGAGAAACTCGTCAAGTGGAACGGCGAGCAGCACGCCGACATCACCCCCGGCGAGTACACCCAGTTGACCGGTCGTGCGGGACGGCGCGGCATCGACGTCGAGGGCCACGCCGTCGTGCTGTGGCAGCGCGGCATGAACCCCGACCACCTCGCGGGACTGGCCGGCACGCGCACATACCCGCTGCGCTCCAGCTTCAAGCCGTCGTACAACATGGCCGTCAACCTGGTCGAGCAGTTCGGCAGGCACCGCTCGCGCGAGCTCCTCGAGACGTCCTTCGCCCAGTTCCAGGCCGACAAGTCGGTCGTCGGGATCTCGCGTCAGGTGCAGCGCAACGAAGAAGGGCTCGCGGGCTACAAGGAGTCCATGACCTGCCACCTCGGCGACTTCGAGGAGTACGCGCGGCTGCGCCGCGAACTCAAGGACCGCGAGACCGACCTGGCCCGGCAGGGCGCGGCCCAGCGGCGCGCCGAGGCCGCCGTGGCGCTGGAGAAGCTCAAGCCGGGCGATGTCATCCACGTCCCGACCGGCAAGTACGCGGGCCTGGCACTGGTGTTGGACCCGGGCCTGCCGGCCGGGCGGTCGAACGGCCACCGCGGTTTCGAGTACCACGACGGCCCGCGCCCGCTGGTCCTGACCGCCGAACGGCAGGTCAAGCGGCTGGCGTCCATGGACTTCCCGGTGCCCGTCGAGCCCCTGGAGCGGATGCGCATCCCCAAGTCCTTCAACCCGCGCTCCCCGCAGTCCCGCCGCGACCTCGCCTCCGCCCTGCGCTCCAAGGCCGGGCACATCCCGCCGGAGCGGGCCCGCAAGAAGCGGTCCCAGGCCGCCGACGACCGCGAGATCGCCCGGCTGCGCACAGCGATCCGCGCCCACCCGTGCCACGGGTGCAACGACCGTGAGGACCACGCCCGTTGGGCCGAGCGCTACCACCGGCTGCTGCGCGACACCAGGCAGCTGGAACACCGCATCGAGGGACGCACCAACACCATCGCGCGCACCTTCGACCGGATCGTGGCCCTGCTGACCGAGCTTGACTACCTGCGCGGCAACGAGGTCACCGAACACGGCAAGCGGCTCGCCCGGCTCTACGGCGAACTCGACCTGCTGGCCAGCGAATGCCTGCGCGCGGGCGTCTGGGAGGGCCTGGCCCCGGCGGAACTCGCCGCGTGCGTCTCGGCGTTGGTCTACGAGGCCCGGGTCGGCGACGACGCGATGGCGCCCAAGCTGCCCTCGGGCAAGGCGAAGGCGGCACTCGGTGAGATGGTGCGGATCTGGGGGCGCCTGGACGCCCTGGAGGAGGAGTTCCGGATCACCCAGACCGAGGGCGTCGGGCAGCGCGAGCCCGACCTCGGCTTCGCCTGGGCCGCGTACATGTGGGCCAGCGGGAAGGGGCTCGACGAGGTGCTGCGCGAGGCGGAGATGCCGGCGGGGGACTTTGTGCGGTGGTGCAAGCAGGTGATCGATGTGCTGGGGCAGATCTCGGCGGCGGCGCCTGCTTCTGCGGAGGGTTCTACGGTGGCCAAGGCTGCGCGTAAGGCGGTTGATGAGTTGCTGCGGGGGGTTGTGGCCTACTCGTCGGTGGGGTGAATGTCGTCTGGCGGGTGCGGGTTGCGTGTGGCTTGTCGCGCAGTTCCCCGCGCCCCTAAGGATGTTGTCCTGCCCCGCGTTTCAAGTACTTGCGCCAGCTGCCGTACGGCGTGATGTCCTTCGCTTCCCCCAGAGCGCTCGGCTCGCACAGGAAGCCGGGGACCCTGCTGCCGTCCGCCAGTTCCACGCTGCCCAGTGTCATCGGGCGGGGGAGCGTGGACAGGAGGCGGCCCAGGCCCTCTGCCGGGAGGCGCCACACCTCTGCCTCGATCGCGGCGCCTCCCTCGCCGACGTGGACCAGGCCCGGCTTGGGCGGGTCGGTTCGCAGTGCGTGCAGGTGGTAGGCGGCGGCCGTTGTGGTCGTACGTTCCAGCCTGGCCCCCAGTGTCAGGAGCTGTGGGTTCAGTGGCTGACCGGACAGATGTGCCCCCACCACCGCCAGCCGCGTCTCCGGCTGCAGCAGCCCCGCGATCCTCGTCAGCCGTTCGTCCGTGAAGGCCGGGCCGATCAGCATCACGCCGAAGGGGAGGCCGTTCACCCCGCCTGCCGGGACGGCGATCGCGGACAGGTCGAACAGGTTCGTCGAGTTGGTGAAGCGGCCCAGCCGGGCGTTGGCGCCCAGCGGGTCGGCGGCGACCTCGGCGAGGGTGGGGTGGCCGGGCGCGGTCGGCAGCAGCAGGGCGTCCGCGTCGGCGAGTTCTGTGAGGGCCCGGGTGCGCAGGGCCGCCAGGCGGTCCTGGTCCGCGAAGAGCCGGTGGGCCGGGATGTCGCGGGCGCGGGTGATGATGCCCGCGACCGTGGGGTCGAGTCCCTCGCCGCCCTCCGCGATCAACTTGTCGACAAAGCTCCCCACGGCGGTGTACCGCTCGGCCACGAACGCCCCCTCGTAGAGCATCGCGGCGGCTTCGGTGAACGGGGTGAGGTCGAGCTCGCGCACCGCCGCGCCCGCCGCGACCAGCTGCCGTACCGCGGCCTCGTACGCCTCCGCCCAGCCCTCGTCCAGTCCGCCCAGCTGCTCACGCGCCGGGACCGCGACGCGCCACGGGCCCGGTGCGCGCTGGGGGAGAGGCGGCAGGGCGCGGTCCGGCGGCGACGCCATGAAGGTGAGGGCCTGCTCGGCCTCCGGGAGGGTGCGGGCGAACACCGTCACGCAGTCGATGGACGCGCAGGCCGGGACGACTCCCGCCGTCGGGACCAGGCCCCGGGTGGGCTTGAGGCCGACGATGCCGTTGAAGGCGGCCGGGACCCGGCCCGAACCCGCGGTGTCCGTGCCGAGTGCGAAATCGACGAGGCCCAGTGCCACCGCGACGGCCGAGCCCGAGCTGGAGCCGCCGCTGATCCTCGCCGGGTCGTACGCGCCCCGTACCGCGCCGTAGGGGGAGCGGGTGCCCACCAGGCCCGTCGCGAACTGGTCCAGGTTCGTCGAGCCGAGGACGATCGCACCGGCCGCCCGCAGCCGGGCCACCACCGGCGCGTCGGCCTGGGGCCGGTACGCGTACGCCGGACACCCCGCGGTGGTCGGCAGACCGGCCACGTCGATGTTGCCCTTGGCCGCGAACAGCCGGCCCGCCAGAGGGAGCCGCTCCCCGGCGGCGACTCGGTCGTCGACCGAACGGGCCTCCGCCTCGACCTCGGGTCGCGGGCGCAGGTCGATCCAGATCTCGGGACGGTCGACGGCCTCGATACGGGCGTACGCGGCACGGACGCGGGACACAGCGGGGGACATCGTTCGCTCCTCGGGGGTTTCAGTTCGCCGCCGGGGCCAGGACGAGCAGTGCCGTCCCCGCCTCCACCTGGTCGCCGGGCCGGGCCAGGATCTCCGCCACCACGCCGTCGGCGGGCGCGTGCACCCTGGACTCCATCTTCATCGCCTCCAGGGCCAGCAGCGGCTGCCCGGCCGCCACCTCGTCGCCCGGGGAGACGTTCACCTGCCAGACGGACGCCGCGAACTCGGCCTCGACCAGCCGGCCGCCCGGCGGGACCGTCACCGAGGGCGGGGGAGCGGCCGGCGCCGCGGCCGCCTCCGCACGCGCGAACTCGCCCGCCGCCTCCCACGCGTCCCGCTCCGCCGCGAAGGCGGCCTGCTGCCCGGACCTGAACTCCGTTATGGAATCGGCGTGTTCGGCGAGGAAGGCCTCGTACGCGGCGAGCGAGAAGGTGCCCTCCTCGATGCGCGGCACGAAACGCCCGGACGTGATGTCGGCCCGCAGTTCCAGCAACTCGTCCGCGTCCACCGGATGCCACCGGATCCGGTCGAAGAACCGCAGCAGCCACGGCGACCCCGGTTCGAACGCGCCACGCTGCTGCCATCCCGACCACACCTGGGTCGTACGGCCCACGAACTGGTAGCCGCCCGGCCCCTCCATGCCGTAGACGCAGAGATAGGCCCCGCCGATACCGACCGAGTTCTCGGCCGTCCAGGTGCGTGCCGGGTTGTACTTGGTCGTCACCAGGCGGTGGCGCGGGTCCAGGGGGGTGGCCACCGGGGCGCCGAGGTAGACGTCGCCCAGGCCCAGGACCAGGTACTCCGCGTCGAAGACCGTGCGGTACACGTCCTGCACGGACTCCAGGCCGTTGACGCGGCGGATGAACTCGATGTTCCACGGACACCAGGGGGCGTCGTCGCGGACGCCCGCCATGTAGCGGGCGATCGCCTCGCGGGTCGCGGGGTCGTCCCAGGAGAGGGGGAGGTGGACGGTCCGGGAGGGGACCACCAGCTGGTCCGTGGGCGGCAGCGAAGCCGTCAACTCCCTTATCAAGGCCAGAAGTTCGTTCTGGGGCAGGCGGTTCGGGTCAGTCTGGACCTGGAGGGAGCGGATGCCTGGGGTGAGGTCGGTGACCCCGTCCAGATGTGCCTCGGTCACCGCCTCCATCAGCGCGTGCACACGCATCCGCAGCGCGAGGTCCAGCTGCATCGGGCCGAACTCGACGAGCAGGTTGTCGTCACCGCCGCGGCGGTACGTCACGTCGCCGTCCCGGGCCAGCACGCCCCCGTCCACGATCGCGGGCCGTGGCTCACCTGTCACGTCGACCGGCACGAAGCGCACCGAGTCGCCCGGGCGCAGCTGGCCCAGCTTCCAGCGCTCGGTGCTCAGCACCGTCGCCGGGCACACGAACCCGCCGAGGGAGGGGCCGTCCGGGCCGAGGAGCACGGGCATGTCGCCCGTGTAGTCGACGGCGCCGACGGAGTACGGGGTGTCGTGGATGTTGGACGGGTGCAGACCCGCCTCACCGCCGTCGGTGCGCGCCCAGCGCGGCTTCGGCCCGAGCAGCCGTACGCCGGTGCGCGCCGAGTTGAAGTGGACCTTCCAGTCGGCGGCGTAGAAGTCGCGGATGTCGTCCTCGGTGAAGAACTCCGGGGCGGCGTGCGGCCCTTCGACGGCGCCCACGCGCCATGTGGGACCGAAGGCCGGGCGGTCCGGCACGGGCACGGTGGTACCGGAGGCGGTCACCGTGCCGCCGTGCAGGACGTCACCCGTGCGCAGCGCACGCCCGCCGTGCCCGCCGAACCCGCCCGGCGTGAAGGTGCTCGTGCTGCCCAGGAACGCCGGCACGTCGAGACCGCCGGCCATCAGCACGTACGTCCGCAGGCCGTGTTCGGAGGGGGTGCCGACCTCCAGCAGGGACCCGGCGGGGACGGTCACCGGCTCCCACTGCGGGACCGTCGTGCCGTCGACGGTGACCTCGGCCGGGGCGCCCGTCACACACACGGTCGTGGCGTGGGTGAACCGCAGCGACGGGCCCTGGAGCGTGCACTCCAGGCCGGGTGCCCCCTCGCGGTTGCCGAGCGCCCGGTTGCCCAGCCGGAACGACAGGTCGTCCATCGGACCGCACGGCGGCACCCCGACCTGCCAGTAGCCGGTACGGCCGGGCCAGTCCTGCACGGTGGTGAGCGTCCCACCGGAGACCACCTCGATGCGGGGTGTCGGGTCGTGCACCTCGGCCAGGGTCGCCGTCGAGTGGGTCGCCGCCGCGAAACGAGAGTCCGCCAGTGCCGCCCGCACCAGGCCCAGGTTCGTCTCGATGCCGTCCACGCGGGTGCGGGCCAGCGCCTCGTCCAGGCGCCGCAGCGCATGGGCACGGTCACGGCCGTACGCGATCACCTTCGCGAGCATCGGGTCGTACGACGTCGTCACCTCGGTGCCCGTCTCCACCCAGCCGTCGACGCGTACCCCGCCCGGGAACTCCACCCGCGTCAACAGGCCCGCGCTCGGCCTGTGTTCGCGCGAGGGGTCCTCGGCGTAGAGACGGGCCTCGACGGCGTGACCGCGTGGGGTGCCCGGGTCGCGCACGACGTCCCGGTCGCCGCGGGCCAGACGCAGCATCCAGGCGACCAGGTCGACGCCGTAGATCTCCTCGGTGACCGGATGCTCCACCTGGAGGCGGGTGTTGACCTCGAGGAAGTACGCCTCCTCGCGGGCGGCGTCGTACACGAACTCGACGGTTCCGGCGGAGCGGTAGGCCACCGAGGCGCACAAGTGGCGTGCGGACGTGGTGAGTTGTTGCCGCACATGGACGGGGAGCCCCGGGGCGGGGGCCTCCTCCAGGACCTTCTGGTTGCGGCGCTGGAGGGAGCAGTCGCGGTCGCCGAAGGAGACGACCCCGCCCTCGCCGTCGCCGAAGACCTGCACCTCGACGTGGCGGGCGTGCTCGACGAGGCGTTCCAGGAACACGCCGGCGGATGAGAAGGACGCGGCGGCGACGCGCTGCACGCGCTCCCATGCCTCGGTCAGTTCATCGATGGAACGACATGCCGACATGCCGATACCGCCGCCACCACCAGTGGCCTTGAGCATGACGGGAAAGCCGATGGCCGTCGCCGCCTCGAGCGCCTGGTCGAGCGAGGCCAGCAGGCCTGTCCCCGGCGCCAGCGGAACCCCCGCCGCCTCGGCCGCCGCCCGCGCCGTGTGCTTGGCGCCGAACAGCTCCAGCTGCCCGGGTGTCGGGCCCACGAACACGATCCCGGCGTCCTCGCAGCGCCGTGCGAAGGCAGCGTCCTCGGACAGGAAGCCGTAGCCGGGGTGGATGGCGCCCGCGCCCGTGTCCTTGGCCGCCTTCAGGACGAGGTCCGCGTCGAGGTACGACTCCTTCGCGGGCGCCGGGCCGAGCCGCACCGCCTCGTCGGCGAGCCGGACGTGCGGTGCGCCGCGGTCGGGGTCGGAGTACACGGCGACCGTGCGCAGGCCGAGTTCGCGGGCCGTGCGGATGACGCGGACGGCTATCTCGCCGCGGTTGGCGACGAGGAGCGTGTCGAAGGTCATCCGGCGGCCCCGATCGTCATCTCCACCGCCGTGGGCTCGAAGCCGTTGCAGGGGTTGTTGATCTGGGGGCAGTTGGAGACGAGGACGAGGACGTCGCGCTCGGCGCGCAGGGTCAGGGAGAGACCCGGCGCCGAGAGGCCGTCGACGATGCCGAGGGTGCCGTCCTTCTCGACGGGCACGTTCATGTACCAGTTGATGTTGGAGACGAGGTCGCGCTTGCCGAGGCCGTACTTGGCGCCCTCGGCGAGGAAGTTGTCCACGCAGGCGTGCTGCGACCAGGTGTGATGGCCGTACCGGAGCGTGTTGGACTCCTTGGAGCAGGCGCCGCCGACCGTGTCGTGCCGGCCCACCTGGTCCGCGACGACGGTCATCAGCGGGGTGTGCTCGTTGGACATCAGCACGCTGCCCGTGGTGAGGAAGATGCCGCCCTGCGCGTGGATCGTGTCGGGCGCGCTGTAGCGGACGGACGTGTCGTGGGCGTCGTAGACGAGGAAGTCGACGGCCTGGTTGCCGTGCAGGTCGGTGATGGTGAGCGTCCGGCCGGTGCCGATCACGGACGACCAGGCCGCGCGGGCCGGAACCACGGTCTTCACACGAGCCCCCTCGAGGCAAGGAATTCGGCGGTGTTGAGGAAGGCGCGGCGGCCTTCGGGCGTGGCGTCCCACAACGGATCGCCCGGCTGGGTCGGGGTGGCGCGCCAGGCGAGCACCTCGAGCGGCGTGCTGACGTACTCGGGCCGGGGATCGGCCGGATGCGGCACGTTGGCGATCAGTACGGTCAGGTCCTGCTCGGCGCGCAGGGTCACACTGCCTGCGGGGCCGGCCGAACCCGTGAAGTCGAGGGTGCCGTCGTCACGTACCTCCACGCCCTGGAAGAAGGACAGCGACGGCGGCAGGTCACGCGCCTCGAGGCCGTTCTTCGCGGCCGCCAGCTTGAACAGCTCGCGGCCCGCGGGGGACGGGGACTGCGGGGTGCCGTCGCCGTAGCGCCCGGTGTTGCGTACGAGGGTGGAGGTGCCGCACAGGGCGTCGTGCCGTCCGGAGGTGTCGGCGACCACAGAGGCGAGGACACGTCCCTGGTCGGACAGGAGCAGCACGCCCTCGCCGAGGTAGGCGTTCCACTGGACCTTGACGGTGTCGGCGACGTTCAGCCGCTCCCAGGGGCGGTCGGCCGCGTACAGGAGCAGGTGCGCGCAGGCGTCGCCGCGCAGATCGGTCAGGCGCAGCTCCGTACCGCGCGCCAGGACGCGGTGCGTGTAGTTGCCGCCCGCCACCGTCTCGGCCCACACCAGATGGCCCGCCTCGCAGGGCGGAGCGGGCCAGTTGCCGGCCGGGACGACGGGCATGGCCTCGGCGCGGGTGCCCTCCTGGGCGCGCGCATGGGCACGGGCTCCGTAAGTGGTCGCTGTCGCCATCGCGGGACCTCCGGCTGCGGTGTCATTTCTGTCGCCCGACAGAAATTAGGTGGGACTCAGGTCGCGGGCATTGCCGAGGTGTTGCCCGAGGGTTACCGAGCCCTCACGGAGATCGCCGGGCCGGGCTGTGTGCGAGGATCGAACACATGGGGACGGGCAACGGGCGTCGGGTCGGCCGGCCGCGAGCCGCGCGGCGGCCCGACAGCGGACTGCAGCCGCGTGACGAACTGCTCGCGGCCGCCGCGGAGTTGTTCACCACCCGCGGGTACGCGGCCACCACCACCCGGGCCGTCGCGGAGCGCGCGGGCATGCGGCAGGCGTCCATGTACCACTACGTCTCCGGCAAGGAGGAGCTGCTCGCCGAGCTCCTGGAGTCCACGGTCACGCCCTCGCTGACCTGTGCCCGCGAGCTGC includes these proteins:
- a CDS encoding diacylglycerol kinase — its product is MTGEITLFVNPTAGRGRGALAAQPAASALRAAGFAVRTVLGENAEDALARARAAVAAGTGALIAVGGDGMVNLALQAVAGTRTPLGLVAAGTGNDFARALGLPGRDPAAAGRLIAEALKDARISDIDLGQVDGRWFGTVLASGFDSRVNDRGNRMRWPTGRVKYDLAMIAELAAFKPFPYRIRLDDGETQEIEATLVAVGNGASYGGGMRICPGADLTDGLFDVTVVGDCSRTTLLRVFPGVYRGTHVEHPKVTVHRAAKVEIAAEGIRGYADGEPLGPLPLTARCIPAAVRVVGP
- a CDS encoding DEAD/DEAH box helicase, giving the protein MIVLLSVRPGTLESTMTEDLSPAERYAAARRRTTEQATALASFREMYDFGLDPFQIEACQALEAGKGVLVAAPTGSGKTIVGEFAVHLALQQGKKCFYTTPIKALSNQKYADLCRRYGSGKVGLLTGDNSVNSDAPVVVMTTEVLRNMLYAGSQTLIGLGHVVMDEVHYLSDRFRGAVWEEVIIHLPESVTLVSLSATVSNAEEFGDWLDTVRGDTEVIVSEHRPVPLFQHVLAGRRMYDLFEEGEGHKKAVNPDLTRLARMEASRPSYQDRRRGRAMREADRERERRSRSRVWTPGRPEVIERLDAEGLLPAITFIFSRAACEAAVEQCLYAGLRLNDEEAREQVRALVEERTASIPAEDLHVLGYYEWLEGLERGIAAHHAGMLPTFKEVVEELFVRGLVKAVFATETLALGINMPARSVVLEKLVKWNGEQHADITPGEYTQLTGRAGRRGIDVEGHAVVLWQRGMNPDHLAGLAGTRTYPLRSSFKPSYNMAVNLVEQFGRHRSRELLETSFAQFQADKSVVGISRQVQRNEEGLAGYKESMTCHLGDFEEYARLRRELKDRETDLARQGAAQRRAEAAVALEKLKPGDVIHVPTGKYAGLALVLDPGLPAGRSNGHRGFEYHDGPRPLVLTAERQVKRLASMDFPVPVEPLERMRIPKSFNPRSPQSRRDLASALRSKAGHIPPERARKKRSQAADDREIARLRTAIRAHPCHGCNDREDHARWAERYHRLLRDTRQLEHRIEGRTNTIARTFDRIVALLTELDYLRGNEVTEHGKRLARLYGELDLLASECLRAGVWEGLAPAELAACVSALVYEARVGDDAMAPKLPSGKAKAALGEMVRIWGRLDALEEEFRITQTEGVGQREPDLGFAWAAYMWASGKGLDEVLREAEMPAGDFVRWCKQVIDVLGQISAAAPASAEGSTVAKAARKAVDELLRGVVAYSSVG
- a CDS encoding urea amidolyase associated protein UAAP1, which produces MATATTYGARAHARAQEGTRAEAMPVVPAGNWPAPPCEAGHLVWAETVAGGNYTHRVLARGTELRLTDLRGDACAHLLLYAADRPWERLNVADTVKVQWNAYLGEGVLLLSDQGRVLASVVADTSGRHDALCGTSTLVRNTGRYGDGTPQSPSPAGRELFKLAAAKNGLEARDLPPSLSFFQGVEVRDDGTLDFTGSAGPAGSVTLRAEQDLTVLIANVPHPADPRPEYVSTPLEVLAWRATPTQPGDPLWDATPEGRRAFLNTAEFLASRGLV
- a CDS encoding 5-oxoprolinase/urea amidolyase family protein; protein product: MTFDTLLVANRGEIAVRVIRTARELGLRTVAVYSDPDRGAPHVRLADEAVRLGPAPAKESYLDADLVLKAAKDTGAGAIHPGYGFLSEDAAFARRCEDAGIVFVGPTPGQLELFGAKHTARAAAEAAGVPLAPGTGLLASLDQALEAATAIGFPVMLKATGGGGGIGMSACRSIDELTEAWERVQRVAAASFSSAGVFLERLVEHARHVEVQVFGDGEGGVVSFGDRDCSLQRRNQKVLEEAPAPGLPVHVRQQLTTSARHLCASVAYRSAGTVEFVYDAAREEAYFLEVNTRLQVEHPVTEEIYGVDLVAWMLRLARGDRDVVRDPGTPRGHAVEARLYAEDPSREHRPSAGLLTRVEFPGGVRVDGWVETGTEVTTSYDPMLAKVIAYGRDRAHALRRLDEALARTRVDGIETNLGLVRAALADSRFAAATHSTATLAEVHDPTPRIEVVSGGTLTTVQDWPGRTGYWQVGVPPCGPMDDLSFRLGNRALGNREGAPGLECTLQGPSLRFTHATTVCVTGAPAEVTVDGTTVPQWEPVTVPAGSLLEVGTPSEHGLRTYVLMAGGLDVPAFLGSTSTFTPGGFGGHGGRALRTGDVLHGGTVTASGTTVPVPDRPAFGPTWRVGAVEGPHAAPEFFTEDDIRDFYAADWKVHFNSARTGVRLLGPKPRWARTDGGEAGLHPSNIHDTPYSVGAVDYTGDMPVLLGPDGPSLGGFVCPATVLSTERWKLGQLRPGDSVRFVPVDVTGEPRPAIVDGGVLARDGDVTYRRGGDDNLLVEFGPMQLDLALRMRVHALMEAVTEAHLDGVTDLTPGIRSLQVQTDPNRLPQNELLALIRELTASLPPTDQLVVPSRTVHLPLSWDDPATREAIARYMAGVRDDAPWCPWNIEFIRRVNGLESVQDVYRTVFDAEYLVLGLGDVYLGAPVATPLDPRHRLVTTKYNPARTWTAENSVGIGGAYLCVYGMEGPGGYQFVGRTTQVWSGWQQRGAFEPGSPWLLRFFDRIRWHPVDADELLELRADITSGRFVPRIEEGTFSLAAYEAFLAEHADSITEFRSGQQAAFAAERDAWEAAGEFARAEAAAAPAAPPPSVTVPPGGRLVEAEFAASVWQVNVSPGDEVAAGQPLLALEAMKMESRVHAPADGVVAEILARPGDQVEAGTALLVLAPAAN
- a CDS encoding urea amidolyase associated protein UAAP2; translated protein: MKTVVPARAAWSSVIGTGRTLTITDLHGNQAVDFLVYDAHDTSVRYSAPDTIHAQGGIFLTTGSVLMSNEHTPLMTVVADQVGRHDTVGGACSKESNTLRYGHHTWSQHACVDNFLAEGAKYGLGKRDLVSNINWYMNVPVEKDGTLGIVDGLSAPGLSLTLRAERDVLVLVSNCPQINNPCNGFEPTAVEMTIGAAG
- the tatC gene encoding twin-arginine translocase subunit TatC, which gives rise to MLKSARKEEKDPEGRMPLAEHLRELRNRLAKAMLAIVAVTVVAAFFYNDIINFFTKPILDSVGCEQTFEQLAKSKSDDPCAQITINGLLAPFTLALKVSLMAGVVLASPVWLYQLWAFVAPGLHRHERKYAYAFVGTGVPLFFGGAFFAYKVLPTTAKVLLEFTPSGTSNLLPLDDLLDLVTRMVVVFGLSFELPLLLVMLNLTGVLSGKRMLGWWRAMIMGITVFAAIATPSTDPLTMLALAGPIWILYFGAVAFSLANDKRRRRREAEGPGDDEASDLDLTPEDIGEVETVTASRALPEQASTERVNGYDDVT
- the atzF gene encoding allophanate hydrolase is translated as MSPAVSRVRAAYARIEAVDRPEIWIDLRPRPEVEAEARSVDDRVAAGERLPLAGRLFAAKGNIDVAGLPTTAGCPAYAYRPQADAPVVARLRAAGAIVLGSTNLDQFATGLVGTRSPYGAVRGAYDPARISGGSSSGSAVAVALGLVDFALGTDTAGSGRVPAAFNGIVGLKPTRGLVPTAGVVPACASIDCVTVFARTLPEAEQALTFMASPPDRALPPLPQRAPGPWRVAVPAREQLGGLDEGWAEAYEAAVRQLVAAGAAVRELDLTPFTEAAAMLYEGAFVAERYTAVGSFVDKLIAEGGEGLDPTVAGIITRARDIPAHRLFADQDRLAALRTRALTELADADALLLPTAPGHPTLAEVAADPLGANARLGRFTNSTNLFDLSAIAVPAGGVNGLPFGVMLIGPAFTDERLTRIAGLLQPETRLAVVGAHLSGQPLNPQLLTLGARLERTTTTAAAYHLHALRTDPPKPGLVHVGEGGAAIEAEVWRLPAEGLGRLLSTLPRPMTLGSVELADGSRVPGFLCEPSALGEAKDITPYGSWRKYLKRGAGQHP